CAGCGCACACGACAAAACTCGTCCCAGAAGAACCACATTTGAGATGACCAGTTTGAAGGTGTATTGAAAACTATAAAAGATCCAGCCACTGGACTGGCTAGAGTCAGTTATCGAACAGGAGTGATACCGGTGATACAAtagtttgaaaaaaacaaacgaattctTCAAGTTTCTTTCTGTGGGCACGGATTAAAAGTTTTGCTGGTGTTATCGTATCCTCCTGGGGTTAGCATTCCAGgttggtcaatttatttatttgcgcTAACAGTAACCGATCGTCCTTGTGCACTACTATGGTAAGTCCTGGAGATCTTACCTTATTCGTCGATTAAAACTAAATAGTGGCCCGGGCGTGGTTCTTGATAACCGTAGACCACTTACACCAACAAGGGACCGAAACCGGCCGGCGGTAAGTTTCTCTCGTTCGATCACATCACGTTCTACGTTGGCAACGCGAAACAAGCGGCCAGCTACTACACTACTCGATTTGGGTTCGAGGACTACGCCTACCAGGGCTtagaaaccggaagccgagtGTTGGTTAAGCATGCGGTGCGCCAGAACCGGatcgtgtttgtgttcgtgTCGGCGTACGAGCCGGATCATCGTGACCTCGGAGACCACTTGGTACGTCACGGAGACGGAGTTAAGGACGTTGCTTTCGAGGTAGAGGATCTCGATGTAATTGTGCGGCGAGCGAAGGAGCGCGGCGCAAAGCTGGTGCGTGATGTCTGGGAAGAATCGGACGAGCATGGCACGGTCCGGTTCGCGACCGTGCAAACATACGGTGACACGGTCCACACCTTTGTCGAGCGCAACGGTTATCGAGGCCGATTTCTGCCCGGTTTCCAAGCGCCACTACACGAAGATGTGCTGCTCCGCACGCTACCTCCGGTAGGTTTGAACTTTATTGATCACGTCGTTGGCAATCAACCGGACCTGCAGATGGAATCGGTGGCAGCGTGGTACGAGAAGGTGCTCATGTTTCACCGGTTCTGGTCGGTGGACGACAGCCAGATCCACACCGAGTACTCTGCCCTGAGATCGATCGTGGTGACCAACTACGAGGAAACGGTCAAGATGCCGATCAACGAGCCGGCGAAGGGGAAGAAGAAATCGCAAATCGAAGAGTACGTCGAATATTACGGCGGGGCTGGCGTGCAGCATATTGCTCTGAACACGAGCGATATCATCAGCGCCATACGTAATTTGCGTGCTCGCGGCCAACAGTTTCTCTCCATCCCGGACACCTACTACGACCAGTTACGCGACCGCCTCAAGTCGAGCGACGTGAAAATTAAGGAGGACATGGCCGTTCTTCAGGAGCTGCAAATCCTTATCGACTACGATGAAAACGGCTATCTGCTGCAAATCTTTTCCAAGAACATGCAGGACCGGCCGACGCTCTTCATTGAGGTTATCCAGCGGCACAATCATAATGTAAGTATCGTACCGCATGGCCAATCGAAGCGAAGCATACAGATTTCGAACTTCTTCGACAGGGTTTCGGAGCTGGCAATTTCAAGGCACTGTTTGAGGCCATCGAAGCGGACCAGGAAAAGCGCGGAAATTTATAAACGGATGCGTGGCAAACCATATGAACCGTTATATATGCTGGGGGCGCAGCACAAGGATATTTGTTAAAGCCATATCTTAATAAAGTGAATCATCAAACAGAAGTTTGTGGCATATTTATATTAAATGCATAAGCTAAACGTAAAATGCCAGGTGGATAACATTAGCTTTCTTCAATTAACGTGTTGTATCTAAGGCATTCGGTGCAATCGCTTAATGGCTCAATGTCACGGGACCAATGGCACTTACTAGTGATTAATGGCAAATTTCTTATTGGAATCTATAAAATTGTTAATTACTTACTAAACCGTAAACGAATTTGATCGCGAACACGAAAACATGTGACCACAGTATAAGGACATCTTGTGAGTGAGGTAGTGATTTTTGTAAGGCACCAACCAGACTGAGATGTTATTGTTGCGTTGGAAGGAAGTCGGGATGCCAGAAATCTGGCGGGGTGTTGTGAAGTTGGGCCATCCGACAGCTACGACAGTTGCGGGGTAATTTAGAAAGTACCGTT
The nucleotide sequence above comes from Anopheles bellator chromosome 1, idAnoBellAS_SP24_06.2, whole genome shotgun sequence. Encoded proteins:
- the LOC131206702 gene encoding 4-hydroxyphenylpyruvate dioxygenase is translated as MTTYTNKGPKPAGGKFLSFDHITFYVGNAKQAASYYTTRFGFEDYAYQGLETGSRVLVKHAVRQNRIVFVFVSAYEPDHRDLGDHLVRHGDGVKDVAFEVEDLDVIVRRAKERGAKLVRDVWEESDEHGTVRFATVQTYGDTVHTFVERNGYRGRFLPGFQAPLHEDVLLRTLPPVGLNFIDHVVGNQPDLQMESVAAWYEKVLMFHRFWSVDDSQIHTEYSALRSIVVTNYEETVKMPINEPAKGKKKSQIEEYVEYYGGAGVQHIALNTSDIISAIRNLRARGQQFLSIPDTYYDQLRDRLKSSDVKIKEDMAVLQELQILIDYDENGYLLQIFSKNMQDRPTLFIEVIQRHNHNGFGAGNFKALFEAIEADQEKRGNL